The genomic DNA GCCTCAAGGACCGCGAGCGCTTCCTCAATGCGCGCAACACCCTTGAGCGGCTGCTCGAATGGGGCGTCATCCCGATCATCAACGAAAACGACACCGTGTCCGTCAAGGAGCTTGAATTCGGCGACAACGACACCCTGGGGGCCATGTGCCTCGGGCTGATCGGGGCCGACCTGTTCATCAACCTGACCAGCGCGGACGGCGTGTACGACAGGAATCCGGAGACCAACCCGGACGCCCGGCCCATGCCCTGCATCGAGGCCATCGCGGCCCTGGACATCGAGGCCATGTGCGACGGCAAGACCAGCGTGGGCACAGGCGGCATGTACTCCAAGCTGCGGGCGGCCCGGCGCGCGGCCCAGCTGGGCGTGCCCACCCTCATCGTCTCGGGCCGGGGCGAGTTCGACCTGCCAGCCGTGCTGGACGGCCAGGAGCGCGGCACCCTGGTGCTGCCCGAGGACCGGACCGTGTCCAGCAAGAAATTCTGGCTCGCCTACCACGACGATCCTTCCGGGGCCATCATGGTGGACCGGGGCGCGGCCAGCGCCCTGGTGGCCAAGGGCAAATCCCTGCTGCCCATCGGCGTGCGCGGGGTGGAGGGATGCTTTGCGCGCGGCGCGCTGGTGTTCATCAAGACCCTGGAAGGCGACGCGCTTGGCGTCGGGCTGACCAATTTCTCGTCCGCCGAGCTCGACCGCATCAAGGGGCTGCGCACCTCGGAGCTGGCCCGCGCCATCGGCCCGGTCAGCTTTGACGAGGCCGTGCACCGCGACAACATGCTGCTCGACGCGGCCATCTAGCCGGGACCATTTTGCGACGACTCTATCTCGACAAGAATCTCCAGCTCGTCTTCGGCGTCACGCTGATGGCGATTCTCGGCGTATCGAGCATCATCCCAGCCCTGCCCGACATGATCACCGGGCTTGGCATCTCCCCGGTCCACATCGGGCTGGTCATTTCGGCCTTCACCCTGCCCGGCGCGCTCTTTGCCCCGCTGGTGGGCATCCTGGCCGACAGGCTGGGCCGCAAGGCGGTCCTCGTGCCCGGCCTGTTCATCTTCGGCGTGTTCGGCTTTGCCTGCTTCTTTGCCGAGAACATCGAGCAACTCCTGGTCCTGCGCTTTTGCCAGGGCATCGGCGCGTCGCCTCTGGGCGTGCTCTACGGCACCATCATCGGCGATCTCTACCAGGGCCGCGACCGGGGCAGGGCCATGGGCTACAACGCCTCGGTGCTGTCCATGGGCACTGCGGGCTTTCCGGCCATCGGCGGCGTGCTGGCCATGCTCGGCTGGCAATACCCCTTCATCCTGCCGCTCCTGGCCATCCCCCTGGGGCTGACGGTCCTCGCCCGCCTGGACGCGCCCGAGCCCAAAAGCTCCGGCAGCTTCGGCGAGTACCTCGCCGGGGCCTGGGTCCGCATCAAGACCCGGCAGGTGCTCGCCCTGTTCGCCACCACCCTGATGACCTTCATGGTCCTCTACGGACCGATCATCACCTACCTGCCCATTCTGCTCAGCCACAAGTTCCAGGCCTCGCCCCTGATGATCGGCCTGATCTTCCTGATCGCCTCGGGCTTCTCGGGCATAGCCTCGTTCCTGCTCGGTCCGCTGGCCGAGCGGTTCGGCCAGCGCAGGCTGCTCATGGCCTCGGCCCTGTTCTACATGCTCTCCATGGTCCTGACCCCAGACGCGCCCGGCCTGTGGCACGTCATCCCGCCGGTCATCTGTTTCGGCCTGGGCCAGGGGCTCAACATCCCGACAGTCATG from Pseudodesulfovibrio aespoeensis Aspo-2 includes the following:
- a CDS encoding MFS transporter; translation: MRRLYLDKNLQLVFGVTLMAILGVSSIIPALPDMITGLGISPVHIGLVISAFTLPGALFAPLVGILADRLGRKAVLVPGLFIFGVFGFACFFAENIEQLLVLRFCQGIGASPLGVLYGTIIGDLYQGRDRGRAMGYNASVLSMGTAGFPAIGGVLAMLGWQYPFILPLLAIPLGLTVLARLDAPEPKSSGSFGEYLAGAWVRIKTRQVLALFATTLMTFMVLYGPIITYLPILLSHKFQASPLMIGLIFLIASGFSGIASFLLGPLAERFGQRRLLMASALFYMLSMVLTPDAPGLWHVIPPVICFGLGQGLNIPTVMTMLAGIAPMEQRGAFMAANGLLLRLAQTLAPLLMGGLYALYGMTGVFLGGLACAVSILLLAIFLVQE
- the proB gene encoding glutamate 5-kinase; translated protein: MTNSPAAIESPVDRKALLAHVKRVVVKVGSAVLTTSDGLNPAAISRLAAQLSALRDRGLDVVLVSSGAVAAGRQRIRERTSKLTSKHNKCSTDLPARQAASAIGQGRLMHDYDEAFAAHGRITAQVLLTRSGLKDRERFLNARNTLERLLEWGVIPIINENDTVSVKELEFGDNDTLGAMCLGLIGADLFINLTSADGVYDRNPETNPDARPMPCIEAIAALDIEAMCDGKTSVGTGGMYSKLRAARRAAQLGVPTLIVSGRGEFDLPAVLDGQERGTLVLPEDRTVSSKKFWLAYHDDPSGAIMVDRGAASALVAKGKSLLPIGVRGVEGCFARGALVFIKTLEGDALGVGLTNFSSAELDRIKGLRTSELARAIGPVSFDEAVHRDNMLLDAAI